In Choloepus didactylus isolate mChoDid1 chromosome X, mChoDid1.pri, whole genome shotgun sequence, a genomic segment contains:
- the LOC119522723 gene encoding GA-binding protein subunit beta-2-like isoform X2 — translation MSLVDLGKRLLEAARKGQDDEVRTLMANGAPFTTDWLGTSPLHLAAQYGHYSTAEVLLRAGVSRDARTKVDRTPLHMAAADGHAHIVELLVRNGADVNAKDMLKMTALHWATEHHHRDVVELLIKYGADVHAFSKFDKSAFDIALEKNNAEILVILQEAMQNQVNANPERANPVTNPVSMAAPFIITSSGEVVNLASLVSSANTKTTSANSEEIIEGNSVEPSIQQMMGSGGQRVITIVTDGVPLGNLQTAIPTGGIGQQFIVTMQDGQQGELSHLDNYLLEDILDTPNPLKMRH, via the exons ATGTCTTTGGTGGACTTGGGGAAGAGGTTACTAGAAGCAGCAAGAAAAGGCCAAGATGATGAAGTGAGAACATTGATGGCAAACGGCGCCCCATTTACCACAGACTGGCTTGGAACATCACCCCTCCACCTTGCAGCCCAGTATGGTCATTATTCCACAGCAGAAGTGCTCCTTCGAGCAGGAGTTAGCAGGGATGCCCGGACCAAAGTGGACAGGACCCCCTTGCACATGGCTGCAGCTGACGGACATGCACACATCGTGGAACTCCTTGTTAGGAATGGTGCAGATGTGAATGCCAAAGATATGCTGAAGATGACAGCTTTGCATTGGGCCACTGAGCACCACCATCGAGATGTTGTAGAGCTACTTATCAAGTATGGAGCTGATGTCCATGCTTTCAGCAAATTTGATAAATCTGCCTTTGACATAGCCCTGGAGAAGAACAATGCTGAGATTCTGGTCATCCTCCAGGAAGCAATGCAGAATCAGGTGAATGCTAATCCTGAGAGAGCCAACCCTGTGACTAACCCTGTGAGTATGGCTGCTCCATTTATCATCACGTCATCGGGAGAAGTTGTCAATCTTGCTAGCCTTGTTTCTTCAGCCAACACCAAAACAACCTCAG CCAATTCAGAGGAAATCATAGAGGGAAATTCTGTTGAGCCATCAATCCAGCAAATGATGGGGAGTGGAGGCCAGAGGGTCATCACCATAGTGACCGATGGAGTCCCTCTGGGTAATCTCCAAACTGCAATTCCTACTGGAGGCATTGGCCAGCAATTTATTGTAACAATGCAAGATGGACAGCAAGGTGAGTTGTCCCATTTAGACAATTATTTATTAGAAGATATTTTAGACACCCCAAATCCCCTAAAAATGAGGCATTAA
- the LOC119522723 gene encoding GA-binding protein subunit beta-2-like isoform X1, with the protein MSLVDLGKRLLEAARKGQDDEVRTLMANGAPFTTDWLGTSPLHLAAQYGHYSTAEVLLRAGVSRDARTKVDRTPLHMAAADGHAHIVELLVRNGADVNAKDMLKMTALHWATEHHHRDVVELLIKYGADVHAFSKFDKSAFDIALEKNNAEILVILQEAMQNQVNANPERANPVTNPVSMAAPFIITSSGEVVNLASLVSSANTKTTSGDPHASSVQFSNYTTSVLATLAALAEASAPLSNSYRATANSEEIIEGNSVEPSIQQMMGSGGQRVITIVTDGVPLGNLQTAIPTGGIGQQFIVTMQDGQQGELSHLDNYLLEDILDTPNPLKMRH; encoded by the coding sequence ATGTCTTTGGTGGACTTGGGGAAGAGGTTACTAGAAGCAGCAAGAAAAGGCCAAGATGATGAAGTGAGAACATTGATGGCAAACGGCGCCCCATTTACCACAGACTGGCTTGGAACATCACCCCTCCACCTTGCAGCCCAGTATGGTCATTATTCCACAGCAGAAGTGCTCCTTCGAGCAGGAGTTAGCAGGGATGCCCGGACCAAAGTGGACAGGACCCCCTTGCACATGGCTGCAGCTGACGGACATGCACACATCGTGGAACTCCTTGTTAGGAATGGTGCAGATGTGAATGCCAAAGATATGCTGAAGATGACAGCTTTGCATTGGGCCACTGAGCACCACCATCGAGATGTTGTAGAGCTACTTATCAAGTATGGAGCTGATGTCCATGCTTTCAGCAAATTTGATAAATCTGCCTTTGACATAGCCCTGGAGAAGAACAATGCTGAGATTCTGGTCATCCTCCAGGAAGCAATGCAGAATCAGGTGAATGCTAATCCTGAGAGAGCCAACCCTGTGACTAACCCTGTGAGTATGGCTGCTCCATTTATCATCACGTCATCGGGAGAAGTTGTCAATCTTGCTAGCCTTGTTTCTTCAGCCAACACCAAAACAACCTCAGGTGACCCCCATGCCTCGTCAGTACAGTTCTCAAATTATACCACTTCAGTGCTGGCCACCCTTGCAGCTCTTGCTGAGGCATCAGCACCCCTCTCCAACTCATACAGAGCCACAGCCAATTCAGAGGAAATCATAGAGGGAAATTCTGTTGAGCCATCAATCCAGCAAATGATGGGGAGTGGAGGCCAGAGGGTCATCACCATAGTGACCGATGGAGTCCCTCTGGGTAATCTCCAAACTGCAATTCCTACTGGAGGCATTGGCCAGCAATTTATTGTAACAATGCAAGATGGACAGCAAGGTGAGTTGTCCCATTTAGACAATTATTTATTAGAAGATATTTTAGACACCCCAAATCCCCTAAAAATGAGGCATTAA